From a region of the Leptolyngbyaceae cyanobacterium genome:
- a CDS encoding class I SAM-dependent methyltransferase yields the protein MKIESSELIKMRGSLDKVLIENNFLRLAGWAAANHTGIIESLKISWGGKDFTEFEMALGIKSPDVKQAYPELEYAQNARFRVLVPLDRQNYHQLKDSLITVTPIFQKGRGSTLLHLFEPSLPLPGEDDSELLNWIGASSSFLPTALEFLSHFLQLGNLQPTDDVLDIGCGMGRMAYSLGYYLAPTAKYEGFDIMEPLIEWANQKITPRFPNFNFRRVDIYNQLYNPTGTLSATEFAFPYENESFDFVFLGSVFTHIPAKEVRHYLEEIHRVLKPGGRCLCTMFLYNEESAALIEAGKSSANLVYQIDDYFATSVDLPEQFTGFRENEVSDWIRDRNLTWQAKYYGSWCGRSEFTSYQDILVLRKD from the coding sequence ATGAAAATCGAATCAAGTGAACTAATTAAGATGCGGGGAAGCCTAGATAAAGTACTGATCGAAAATAACTTTTTGCGGTTAGCAGGTTGGGCGGCTGCCAATCATACAGGTATTATAGAAAGCTTAAAGATTTCCTGGGGAGGTAAAGATTTCACCGAGTTTGAAATGGCTTTGGGTATCAAAAGTCCCGATGTTAAACAGGCTTATCCAGAATTAGAATATGCCCAAAATGCTCGCTTTCGAGTCCTCGTACCTTTAGACCGACAAAATTACCATCAACTTAAGGATTCTCTAATTACAGTGACTCCAATTTTTCAAAAAGGACGAGGTAGTACTTTGCTACATCTATTTGAACCTTCTCTACCGCTACCAGGAGAAGATGATAGCGAATTGTTGAATTGGATAGGTGCTAGTAGCAGTTTTCTTCCTACCGCTCTTGAGTTTCTCAGTCACTTTTTGCAATTAGGAAATCTCCAGCCAACAGATGATGTTTTGGATATCGGCTGTGGTATGGGTCGCATGGCTTATAGTTTAGGTTACTATTTAGCACCTACTGCTAAATATGAAGGGTTTGATATTATGGAACCCTTAATTGAATGGGCTAACCAAAAAATTACTCCTCGCTTCCCTAATTTTAATTTTCGGCGGGTCGATATTTACAATCAGCTTTATAATCCAACCGGAACTTTGTCAGCGACAGAGTTTGCTTTTCCCTATGAAAATGAAAGCTTTGATTTTGTTTTTCTCGGTTCGGTTTTCACTCACATTCCCGCTAAAGAGGTTCGTCATTACTTAGAAGAAATTCACCGAGTTCTCAAACCTGGTGGTCGTTGTCTGTGTACGATGTTTTTATACAATGAAGAGTCAGCCGCTTTGATCGAGGCAGGTAAAAGCTCTGCTAATTTGGTTTATCAAATTGATGATTATTTTGCTACCAGCGTGGATTTACCGGAACAATTCACTGGATTTAGGGAAAATGAGGTGAGTGATTGGATTCGCGATCGCAATTTGACATGGCAGGCTAAATACTACGGTTCTTGGTGCGGACGCAGCGAGTTCACCAGTTATCAAGATATCCTGGTTCTGAGAAAAGATTGA